From Equus przewalskii isolate Varuska chromosome 7, EquPr2, whole genome shotgun sequence, one genomic window encodes:
- the SSH1 gene encoding protein phosphatase Slingshot homolog 1 isoform X7: MVVVDSSGRQDTEESILLGVDFSSKESKSCTIGMVLRLWSDTKIHLDGDGGFSVSTAGRMHVFKPVSVQAMWSALQVLHKACEVARRHNYFPGGVALIWATYYESCISSEQSCINEWNAMQDLESTRPDSPALFVDKPTERERTERLIKARLRSIMMSQDLENVTSKEIRNELEKQMNCNLKEFKEFIDNEMLLILGQMDKPSLIFDHLYLGSEWNASNLEELQGSGVDYILNVTREIDNFFPGLFAYHNIRVYDEETTDLLAHWNEAYHFINKAKRNHSKCLVHCKMGVSRSASTVIAYAMKEFGWPLEKAYNYVKQRRSIARPNAGFMRQLSEYEGILDASKQRHNKLWRQQTESCLQQPVDDPAEPGDFLPETLDGTPEAQLPCVDDAAPPGFPSSRPPGGPTLPCCFRRLSDPLLHSPSDETGNLVQLEDLERDALLEEAAQPAEAHKPARHPQEGPGLSEKEVKKKLEFGSPKARGGSLLQVEEVDKEEALGAGRWGRPPAQLDQNLLNRENLNNNNSKRSCPDDFEHDAIFGILNKVKPPYKSCADCMYPAARSAAEACGERRENPAAPAICTQPTFLPHLTSSPVAHTSGRSRALEKLTSGLTETPPLLPPAGSRPDASGSEAPASLLEPSRETPKALPKSLLLKNSHCDRSPPGVEAAKEESPPKKDAKPAKDLRLLFSKESEKPTASSYLMQHQESIIQLQKAGLVRKHTKELERLTVTPAEPASPLRDGPTSRLEASIPEESQDPAPGPQPGPPASPRQAGSEKSEASPPPLEGASLKSPPPSLCRLDHTSHFSKDFLRTICYTPTSSSMSSNLTRSSSSDSIHSVRGKPGLVKQRTQEIETRLRLAGLTVSSPLKRSHSLAKLGSLNFSTEDLSGEADGSTPADSQGAKLSASSFLHEPQAAPRNPAAASRLSGKSAAENLKSPSWASKS; encoded by the exons ATGGTGGTGGTGGACAGCAGCGGGCGCCAGGACACGGAGGAGAGCATCCTGCTGGGCGTCGACTTTTCCAGTAAGGAAAG TAAAAGCTGTACCATTGGGATGGTTCTCCGACTGTGGAGCGACACGAAAATCCACCTTGATGGAGACGG CGGGTTCAGTGTCAGCACAGCAGGCAGGATGCACGTGTTCAAGCCCGTGTCTGTCCAGGCCATGTG gTCTGCCCTGCAGGTCCTTCACAAGGCCTGCGAAGTGGCACGAAGGCACAACTACTTCCCCGGTGGTGTGGCTCTCATCTGGGCCACCTACTATGAGAGCTGCATCAGCTCTGAGCAGAGCTGCATCAACGAGTGGAACGCCATGCAGGACCTGGAGTCCACGCGGCCCGACTCCCCGGCCCTGTTTGTTGACAA GCCAACTGAAAGGGAAAGGACGGAGCGCCTCATCAAAGCCCGACTCCGGAGCATCATGATGAGCCAGGATCTGGAGAACGTGACCTCCAAAGAA ATCCGTAATGAATTAGAGAAACAGATGAACTGTAACTTGAAAGAATTCAAGGAATTCATAGACAACGAGATGCTCCTCATCCTGGGACAGATGGACAAGCCCTCCCTCATCTTTGATCATCTTTATCTT GGCTCTGAATGGAATGCGTCCAATCTGGAGGAACTGCAGGGCTCAGG TGTTGACTACATTTTAAATGTCACTAGAGAGatagataatttttttcctggcttATTTGCATATCATAACATCCGGGTCTACGATGAAGAGACAACAGACCTTCTTGCCCACTGGAACGAAGCGTACCATTTTATAAACAAGGCCAA GAGGAACCACTCCAAGTGCCTGGTACACTGCAAAATGGGGGTGAGCCGGTCTGCTTCCACGGTCATAGCCTACGCCATGAAGGAGTTCGGCTGGCCGCTGGAGAAGGCCTACAACTATGTGAAACAGAGACGCAGCATCGCGCGCCCCAACGCCGGCTTCATGAGGCAGCTGTCTGAGTATGAGGGCATCTTGGACGCGAG CAAACAACGGCACAACAAGCTGTGGCGCCAGCAGACCGAGAGCTGCCTGCAGCAGCCTGTGGATGACCCTGCGGAGCCAGGGGACTTCTTGCCAGAGACCCTGGATGGCACCCCGGAAGCCCAGTTGCCCTGCGTGGACGATGCTGCCCCGCCTGGCTTCCCGAGCAGCAGGCCCCCAGGAGGCCCCACTCTCCCATGCTGTTTCCGGCGACTCTCAGACCCCCTCCTGCACTCCCCCAGCGATGAGACTGGCAACTTGGTGCAGCTGGAGGATCTGGAGAGAGATGCTCTGTTGGAGGAAGCAGCCCAGCCAGCAGAGGCGCACAAGCCAGCCAGACATCCCCAGGAAGGTCCTGGACTCTCTGAGAAGGAAGTGAAGAAGAAACTAGAGTTTGGGAGCCCCAAAGCCCGGGGCGGCTCTTTGCTGCAGGTGGAGGAGGTGGACAAGGAGGAggccctgggagcagggaggtgggggcggCCCCCAGCCCAGCTCGATCAAAACCTGCTCAACCGGGAAAAcctaaataataacaacagcaagaGGAGCTGCCCGGATGACTTTGAG CACGACGCCATATTTGGGATCCTGAACAAAGTAAAGCCTCCCTACAAGTCCTGTGCCGACTGCATGTACCCTGCCGCCCGCAGTGCCGCTGAGGCCTGCGGGGAGCGACGCGAGAACCCCGCCGCACCGGCTATCTGCACCCAGCCCACCTTCCTGCCCCACCTCACGTCTTCCCCTGTGGCCCACACGTCCGGCCGGTCCCGAGCATTGGAGAAGCTGACCTCCGGCCTGACCGAGACGCCCCCATTGCTGCCACCAGCAGGCTCGAGGCCAGATGCCAGTGGCTCAGAGGCACCAGCTAGCCTTTTGGAACCTTCTAGAGAGACCCCAAAAGCCCTGCCGAAGTCCCTCCTTTTGAAGAATTCTCACTGTGATAGGAGCCCTCCGGGTGTGGAAGCAGCGAAAGAAGAATCGCCACCCAAGAAAGATGCGAAGCCGGCCAAGGACCTGCGGCTCCTGTTCAGTAAAGAATCCGAGAAACCAACCGCCAGCAGCTACTTGATGCAGCACCAGGAGTCCATCATCCAGCTGCAGAAGGCGGGCCTGGTCCGCAAGCACACCAAAGAGCTGGAGAGGTTAACGGTCACACCTGCGGAGCCCGCGTCTCCCCTCAGGGACGGCCCCACCAGCAGGCTGGAGGCCAGCATCCCCGAGGAGAGCCAGGACCCAGCTCCTGGCCCTCAGCCAGGGCCCCCGGCTTCGCCCAGGCAGGCCGGCAGTGAGAAGTCGGAGGCCTCGCCCCCTCCCTTAGAAGGAGCCTCGCTGAagagcccccctccctccctctgccgcCTGGATCACACCAGTCATTTCTCAAAAGACTTCCTGAGGACCATCTGCtacacccccacctcctcctccatgaGCTCCAACCTGACCCGGAGCTCCAGCAGCGACAGCATCCACAGCGTGCGCGGGAAGCCGGGGCTGGTGAAGCAGCGGACGCAGGAGATCGAGACGCGGCTCCGGCTGGCGGGCCTCACCGTCTCGTCCCCCCTGAAGCGCTCTCACTCTCTTGCCAAGCTCGGAAGCCTCAACTTCTCCACTGAAGACCTGTCCGGCGAGGCCGATGGGTCCACCCCTGCCGACTCCCAGGGCGCCAAGTTGAGCGCGTCTTCCTTCCTGCATgagccccaggcagccccacGGAACCCAGCTGCAGCCTCCAGACTGTCAGGGAAATCGGCCGCAGAAAACTTGAAAAGCCCCTCGTGGGCAAGCAAAAGCTGA